GTCAATACCGGAACCGGTTATAGAAACCCGATGTTGGTCAGTGGCACAATCAATCTTTCTGAGCAAGGcagatattttcttctctcacaaACAGTGAGGCTGAGCTACAGAGTTTACCACCAGATCTGAATTTTCCAGGCTTCCAGACTCCAGACCCTGAAGTCTGCCCCGGTTTGGGAAAGATGCAACAGCCAAAGGGTGGTCCTGGCCACGGGGACCCCAGCACCTCAGCTGGGGGtcagctctgcagggcctggggtggcaggagctgggacccCCAGGCACAGGTACAAAAATAACCCTGCTCGGAGCTTCCCTTTCTCGCTGCCTTCCGTGACTGTCTGGGGATGCATCATGCATGAGCCTTGATTGCTCATGCTTTGTCCCACGTCCCTTGCTCTGTCAGCAGGTCACACACTGCAATGACTCACAGGgatccccacagcccccccagaccccagcccagccagtgGTCGCTCCCTGCAGACCTtggcagctgcttttccctctctcatTTCATGCACCCACGAGCCACATCGTCTGTGCAAGTGCCTGGATGATCAAAGCAAAATTCCCTGGAAATCACCGGTTGTTCTGGGAGTTTTGTGGCACAGAAAGAGCCCCGGGGTCTCTCCACTCTCCTCCTTACCTTCTTGTTTGTCAGCATCAGCCCAGCCTGCTGAGGCAACACATTTTTCCAGTGAActggctgctcccccagcccctgcccatggctgggACCTTGGGGATCTCCACACCCAGGGATGTCACGGCCACCTCCTGGGACTTTCTGTTCTAAGCCAAACGTGGAAGTCCCAGGTAAGGAACAGGGAGATCTTTCAGATCCAaggctgcccaggagcagcagtgccTCCTGCTCAGCCAAGGCTCCCTCTGGAGCAGGGAAGCACCAGCAACACTGGGCATGCAGCCTGGGTGCACCAGGACTTtcagctccctggggaggagggcagagTCCAGGGAAAGAGGATTTAACACTCCAGTGCAACCCCCTGAggtctgcagggctgctgctgtgctcattGCAATGCAAGCACggcaggttttgttttattcaagCTTTTATTGAAAAACGAGATCACAGAGCTGCTCAAGACATTTTTATATTCACTATGAAACGGCTTCCTGGTGTGGAGTGAACTTCTGCTGGGTtcttcagctgcagccccctgggGTGCCTTCATCACCTCCAGGGCTGCTGATGGAGCAGTGAAATGCAGCTCCATTCCCCTCCTGGATGTCCCAGCCCTAAGGGATTGCGGGAGCAAAGCCCACCCTGTTATTTCCACGGTCAAAGACAGAGTAAAACTGACGGATAAACACGTCACCCAAAATCCAGAGGGGTCCTGTGGGAGGGGGGACATCCGAACCCTGGAAGCCACTGGTGCAGATGGTTGTGCCATCAATGTACTCCTGGGGACAGAGAAGTGTGAAGCTGGGGATGAACCTGAGAGGCTGGTGCATGTGGAAACACGCAGGAATGGTGACTGGGGGTCCCATGCATGGAGCAGTGGGGCTTGTCTGGGACACGTGGCTCAGCTTCCAGGGTGGTCCCGAGCCACCTCTGCCTCTGGAGCTGTTGGGAACTGTgggtggtggggctgcagccatACCATGAGGGTGTAGGCCTGGGCACTGAGAGTGTGGGGGAGCCCGTTGATGGTGAAGGTGACGTCAGGCATCACACTGAGGTTGTTGCAGTCCACGGTGCACTGCAAAACAGCCGGGTGGCTCAgggtgctgctcagcagggcaggggtCCCAGGGCTTTGCCTCCTCCAGTCCCCACCCCCTCTCTTACCACTCCATCCACTGGTGTGGCACCAATATAGTTTTGCAGTTCTTTTACGTCCTTGCTGGGCCCATTGATGAGGGATGTCCCAGTGTCCACGATGGCCTGGCAGCCGTTGGCACAGAAAGCCACTGTCCCACCCACCTGGatgctggagaaggaggaaagagaaaaggaccAGGAAGGACttgtcctgctcctctgccccaacccagcccttccctccttcccagcaccaCTCACTTGTCCAACTGGATCTGCCAGTACCCTTGCTTGGTGACAGGCACCCAGTTTAGGGTCCCTGTGAAGTGGGAGGGGTCAAAGCCACCAAAAAGCAGCTCTCCTCCCATGGAGACTTCAGAGTtcctggagggaggaggaagagacatgagggtttttttccccttttacttTGCCCATCACATTTGAAATGGATGGATTTATACCACTTGGTTCCCACAAATGCTTGGGGTCATTCCCTTTATTCCTGTAGGGCTGAGGTCTGTGATACTCTGCCCAGTACCAAAAAACCTCTTTACTATCTCAGTAAAACAGTTGTTTCAGCAGCCCCTGCAAGCAATGCCTGAGTCTAGGCAATGCCCTGGGGCAAAGCATTGTCCATACTTGCTCAGGTAGACAGAGAACATGGGCAGCTCCACCAGGTTTTGGGCCATCATGTTGTCAAAGACAGGGGTGATCCCGCCCACGGCCAGCGAGGGGTAACCCAGCCCCAGGACCCCATCAAACGCTGCATCCAGGAAGGTTTTTCCTGGCTCACTGATGCTCTCTGCAAACTGCTGGTTGTTCACGGTGAGGCCTTGGATCtgcggggaggaggaggcttGGTGGGGATGCCGAGTCTGTAGGCAAGTCCCAGGAACATTGTCCAGAGCAAGAGAAACCAAAGGTGACTCACGGCTACTCGGTCAGATCCGATGACCCCCGTCAAGCTGCCGGTCCCGTACTGGATGGAGAAGGGGGTCCCTACCATCTGGTATGTGCTGGACTGTGATGGGTGGAACTTGGCGTGCACAGCTGGGGGAGGAGACAGGAGCCATCACCAGCAACGCAGTGTTTTTATAGACCTGCAGgtcagcacagctgctcctgctttaCAGAGACACTGCTGCATCCAGCCGGTTTCCCCAGCCCACTGTGGGCTCTGTGGGCACCGGaggagccctggggctgcttgGAGATGCTCCGTgtccctggggcagcaggggtggACTCTCCAGGACTGGCTCATTGCTGACAGCCCAAGCAAACGTGGTGCCTGTCCACCTCCAAGGCCTGGGCAGGCAGCCTAGACCCATGCCATGCCTCTGTGCCCGCCTTGTTCCTGCCACCCAGTCCCTTGCTGACAAGCCATGTTAGGTGCCATCATCTTTGCCTGTTTGTTTAAAGTCTCTCCTACAAGAAGGGCCTAAAGAGCACGTCCCACATCTCCAGCGGGCTGatggtgctgggtgctggtggggtGATCACCACCTGAGCAAACAAACCCctgctttccccccccaccccaattTCAGTTACCTGTGTGTGCCTTGGAGGGCTTGGCTGGGTGTGGAGGTGCCCCCAAGGTCCCCAGGCTCTGTGTGCTGGTAACCCCACAGCCAAGAGGGCCACCCCCGGGTCCCACCACAGCCAGGTAGGGGGGACAGCCAGCCAGGGACCCTCTACTCACCACAGGCTTTGCTGATGCAGTAGACTGATGGCACCCAGAGGTTGGAGGAGCCTGTGTCAAAGACCACGGTGAAGTTCTGGGGGGGGGGTCCCGATGGAGATCTGCCCAAAATACTCTACCTAGCAAAGAGAGGAGCTGTTGGCATGCCAAGAAATCCTGGCCAAGGGGCAGCAGGTTCTGGGGCGTCTGCAGAGAACTGGAGGGGTTTGGTGCAGGGGGTGGCTGGCACCGGGCAGTGTTTGATCTGCCACGAGGTGCCAGGTGATAGAAAGGAGCCAAATATTTAAGGAACAAGGCAAGGCCAGAACAAAGGCAGGACGGCGGGTGCAGCTCCATCCTTCTCCTGCTGGATCCATCAGGAAGGCCGGGCCCCAGAGAGGCCCTCATCAGCGGGGTGCAGTTGGGGGTGCTTTTTGGGGGTCATGGGATGAGCCTGGAGAACACCCCTCCTCCTCTggctctgggtgctgtggggtCTGCTGTGATGAGTGGGATACAGGTTGTTTTGGAGGAAATCTCTCTCCCTGAAAGCCCTGGGGGTGcggggagggcagcaggcagggcgAGGGCTGCCTTGTCCCCTCTCATCCTCACATTCCTGGGAACAAAGGAGTGGGCAGGCAGCGAGCCCTGGCACGCCGGGCACTGCCATTAGCAGGCGGAAGTTACTGGGGATAACTGGGGACTGCTCATGGAAACGCATGTGCTGTGGGGGTgtctgcagcacactgctgggactctgcacccccagccctggtgccaCCACGCTCACATCCAAGTAGTTGATGAGAGGCTCGTTGGCTGTGCTGAAGGCAGTGCAGTCCTCGCCATAGCGGAGCCTGTCCAGCCTGTGGGCTTCCCAGAAGTGGGAGAGCTGCCCCCGATCCCGCAGGGACTGCCGCAGGGAGCGCTGCCGCGTCAGGGCCACCCTGGGGGAGCAAATGTCCTGGCCACTTACTTGGGGCCGTGGATTCTGTGGAtgtcctgcagccccccacATCCACCCTGAGGGTCCCAGCGCCCACATAGTCCCTGCATGGTCTCTGTGCGGTCCCCATGTGATCCCTCTGTGGTCCCCACATGGCCCCTCTCTGGTCCCCACATGGTCCCTCTAAGGTCCCCACATGGTCCCTCTCTGGTCCCCACATGGTCCCTCTAAGGTCCCCACATGGTCCCTCTCTGGTCCCCACATggtccctccctgtccccatgcTCCCGGGCAGCCACAGCGTGCCCATGCCCGgggagctcagccctgcccaccCATCACTGCCATGCTCAGCGCTGGCAGCACCCTGGGACTGAAGCCCCCTCTGAgagcctggggagcaggggtgcACTCTGGGAACCCCTTTACCTTTTCAAGCCGCTGgccagggagaggcagagggcggcgaggaggagcaggaggttcatggcggcggcagcgcgggtCCCGCCGGGCGCTGCGGGTGCGGGGACAGCTCCGCGATGTCGCTCTTATAGCGACGGGCTCACCTGGCCCCGCGTGCCAGCGCCCGGATGACGCCCCTTGCAATGTCAACACGGGGCTTTGGCAGTGGAAATGAATCACTGGCCACGTCCCAGGCGAGGCAGAGCAAGTGCACCCGGGGTcaagtttggttttgtgggcGAGGGGCTGGCGGCGGCAGAGCCGGGCGGCACAGCGGAGCCGGCGGGCGCGGGGAGGGTCCCGCAGCGGGAGGGGAACGGGGTCTCCATCCCAGCGGATTCCCCTGGGGATCCCAGGGTCCAGCTGAGCTAGTAGAACCCCCCAAAATGTTCCAGGgagtttttcctccttcctttgcccccagccacccccagggACCCGCCCGTGGCCATGGGGTGCCCCACACCCCCgcggcggccggggcgggcgcAGGGAAGGGATGTGTTCGTAACATCAGACAGCGTCTGCACACACTTGAAAAGGCAAAGACCAATTAGCAGTGATGAACTGCTCAGGAATCTGCGACTTTCCCTTTTAAAGAGCAGTCCGTGTCATCGCGGCGCTGCCGGGAGGACGTGGCTTTGCACGGGAGGCAGTTCCACGTTCCCGTACAGCCGCTAACGGGCTTTTCCCTGGCGGCCGATTTCTGTCTGACACAGGACGGCCGTCTCATTAAGCCTCtgtgaatgcaaaaaaaaaaaaaaaaaaagctaatgaaCAAACAAAGCTTTCAGATAGGGAGGGGAGGCGAggctggtcctgctgccagcGGGGCTGGGGCGCGGATGCTGCCTCGTCCCTGTTCCCGGCACTGAAACAGCTGCTGGGGGTTGGTACCAAGggaggtgtttggttttgtgttttttttcccctctttctttccaGAGCCAAAGCAATGTAAGCAGCGTTCAGGTAATTAATGTGGTTTCTACCCTTAGCACCGTTCTAATCAAAATTCCACTTATCCCAGTTAGTTCTTTTTATCTAATTAAAGTCCTCGCCCCGGGTAATTAAAGTCCTGGCCAGTGAAGCACAGGGACTGGTGGAGCCCAGAGCCTGGGGGTGGTTGGGAAAGCTGCCCCGGGTCTGCTCTTACAGGAatctcacctctccagccccgggagctgctgccagcatccTCCTCTCCATGGCTTCCCAGGGACATGAAGCTAAAACTTCAACCATCTCACCCAGGGTTTCTTCCTCACAAGCAACACGAGGCTCAGCAGAGCTCACACGGGTGGCAGATCAGCCCGTTTTTCCAGGTATGGATTCCCAGCACTTCCCCATGCCCAGGTCGGTGGCCGCAGTGTTTTTTACTGAGTAGCTTTTCTCCaaagttatttcctttttaagggaaaataatgaaatttgcAGTTTAACATCCCCCCTTCTCAACCTAACTGTATATTCATAGGAGAGACTGGAACAAAAGCACAACAAACCTTCCCTAAACAAAACGAGTTGCAGCAAGTGCCAGAtcagctgagagcaggaagTCGAATGTTATGGACATAGTTTATAACCGAAAAATCCTGTCAGAAAATCCAGCCTAAAGGGTCGTTTGGCTTCTGAGATAAACGTGAGGATAAACTGCAGCACAGACGAGCTGATTGCTTTAGGCAAAACAGTTTATTTACTGGAAAAGATCCCAAATTGGATCATCACAACCTGCAAACTCATGACAGTCAATTCAGTGTTAAAATGTGaagattaaagaaataaagaggcCAAATCTTCTATTTAGAAATTTTTGAAGTTAAGTAAATTTATTTCTACTTCCTTTAGTAATTTTTCATCTAATCTCAAACCCCAAACTCTTAAAGGCAACCCAAAAGTTTATTTCAAGTCtaacaaaatgtttgtttgtttgtttttcctctttctttccagagCCAAAGCaatgaaatttttaaattattattatttttttttttcgtgcAGaaatttggggggaaaaaggcTTTGTTTCCTCTGCACTTTCAGCTGTGCCTCAATGTTTGGAGCCCTGCCCGGGCAGATGGGAGAGCTGCACCATTTTCAAGGCACGGTGCCCTCACCTtggcctgtccctgcctgtccctgcccgTGCCTGGGGTGTTGGTGTTGCCTTTATGGCACCTCCTGAggtgccagcagagcctggagtgAAGGAGCCAAACATGCAGAATTATTTATAAGATCCAAGGGCCTTTGAATCCATCTTGttaataaaacagcagaaaaagcttttatgttCAGGAGAAATTTAATGACTGCCAGTGATGGGGACAGCCCTGGTCCTACAAATAATATATGTGGCCCATATATGTAGCCCAGGATTGCTGCCAGGCTGTAGCTGCCATGGAGTTTATCTTAACCCACCCAGCTCCACAGACTTGCCCTCACACATATTAGAAACAAGTTACCTTGAGCAGGAAACCTCTCACCAGCTCAGCCTGCACCACTTCACTCATTTTAAGAAACCTGCTTGCAGgctaaaaatacattatctgtgctctttttttaatagatttccTTTAGTGCAGCCACTTCCACGATCAGCTCTGACTGATTCAAATCACACCCAAAgagcattttctgaaaagcctttttttttttttttttttttcctatcaacTGCTCCTTCCACCTGTTTATCTGTTTATACATCACTGAGCACTTGAAAGAGCAAAACCCTGCGACAGCAAACCctcacttttaaaaagaaaaataaaaacaagttgCAGTTAAATATTTACCAGTGTAAATTTACCAGGTTAATGCAGGACTAAAATCCTGCTGGTGATGGACAGAACAGTCCCTGTGGTCCCAGGGGGGAATGTGGGCAGGGACTGACCCATGGTAGGGACCTCAGGGGACCCCAACTCCTGATACAGCTCCTGGGGTGAACCCTAGTGGTGCTGGGATTTCCAgaaaaggggaggaggaagccTGCCCATTGCCTCCACTGCTCCCCCCCAGCAGACACCAAGTCATGCCCCTGTCCCTTATCATTTAAATGAGATGTTAGTAGAaccttcttcactgaaagggttgttaaacactggaataggctgcccagggaggagtggtgctgagggacatggtttagcaccagACTCCATAGggttgggttaatggttggtagagttgggttatggttgaACAAGATGATCTCaatgatcttttccaaccagaacaattctgtgattctgtgacttacAATGTTTTACCCTTGTAGAAGACGTCAATATGGAAGCACCCAGAGcactctctgggcagcagctgggctgctcaggGCCCAGCCAGCCCCATTCTGCCAGGCAGAGCTCGGGGACCACTTTGCTCCATCAAAGCTCAGTGCATTTTAGCACAAAGCTGCTTGGAAGACGcagcaaggagcagagctgcctgcagggatACTGTGtctccagccctggagcagaagcagctgcagaacagcagagaaacacCCAAATATATGTAAATGAGCCAGTTGATAAGGGAGGCGTCATGGAACCTTGTGTGGGCTCATTCTGCCAACACCATCGGGGCACAGCGAAACCGCATCCGGCTCCGCGCCCCTGAGACCTCTGTCCTGCCAGGCCCTgaggctgcacagccccaggatCACTGCCCAGACGTCCTGGACTCCTGCTCCCTCCAGTCCCCAGGAAAGGGAAGGTGTGGGAAGCTCCACTCCCCAGGTAAAACACCCCGGGATGCTGCACTCAACGGCGAGCGAGGCCTCGGAGAGCAGAGGGGTGGTAGCCCGGGGACAGAGCTGGCTTTGGTGGCCCCGTCCAAGGGACGTGTGGCCTGAGCCTTATCCCGGGCAGCAAGGCCTGGCTCAAATGGGATCCAGTTTGAGGCATTCCCATGATTTTGCTTACCTTTAAATTGAGCGTGGGCGTCTTGAATTCACTGCTGGGTAACCAGCCGAGCTGGAGGTCTTTACAAGCCTTGGTTTTAACAGAGCATCTTGCTTGAGAAAGAGTTAATATCccgggggctggagggaggggggtCACAGCATGTTACTTGATACACCAAAAAAGTACACGTGCTGCCAGCATCTTAGGAGCTGTTATCTTCAAACCAGCCATTTCAATACTTGTGCCCGTATCACCTCTTCCATCTCCCCGTACCCCAGCGCAGCAGAGAACCTGCCTGCCACTGATATTTGGATTTGGGTCTTCTTTTGCAATTTCCTTTCAAAGAGCTCATCTTTCAGATCGTtatctgctgcagcagcagctcctgccccacaaTGGGGAGGCAGCCATTTATGACTGAGAGAGCCCTTTGAGAAGGACACTGGGGGACAGATCGGTTCAATGTGGGAGGGAGAAAATTCCAGCAAAACCTGGAGGTTTAGCCTGGCAGCTGGGATTGCACAGGAGATTGGTGAGGCTGTGGGAGATGAATCAGAAATGTGTCATAGAGGAAACTACAGTCTGATCCATTGGATGGATAGTGCCTTTCTGTAGCTACCAATCTGCCAATCGGGCTATCAATCATATTGTTGTGGCTCCTCTAATCATCGCATCCAAACCTTGGATGAGGACATCTCCCTGTGTTACCCACTTACAGACAGTAAGTAGATATAGGCACTGAGGGGAAatttaaagtgctttttttgCAAGTGAAAGCTCACAAAATGTATGTCCCCAATTACCGTCCTGTACTGTAAATCTCCCTAGTGCTATGGCCAAAAGTCCCAAGCTGAGGGGCCCAGTTcaggtgtgtgtgttttctgatTATGCTCCTCAAGTCCCCATAACTCCAACAGGATTTAAGTGCTCACCTGGAATTAAATCCAAGGTGCTTCACAGGGATGTTGAAGGGCTCCTGACCTTTCTGGCTGGATCTTGCCTGGTGCAAGAGCCTGACACTAAACTCCTGGCTGCCTTTGTGTTACTTTCTTCtgtgggttggttgttttttcccagATTGTAAttatcaaatattttttgtgaatttaaaaaaaaaaaagggaaatgcaaGAGGGGATTAAAGCAAGAGGGATACATTCCAGCTCTGTGACTATCAGTGAAGGCCAGAAGCTCCAGGCAAGTATCAGAAATGATGGAGGAAGGAGGGTATGAacctgctcagctcagcccacggctgtgagctgcagcagagggaggacTGGGGCAGCTGAAATGCCAGCCCACGGCTTCCTAGTGGTGAGCCTGACCTTGGGGTGACGTGGAGCAGCCTGAAGCTCAATGGGACCATTTTGGTTGTATTGCCAGCAGGGTTAGCTGCTACCTGCTGTCCCCCCAAGACCTCCAGGGTGTCCCTGGACATCCCAGCAACAACCGGGCAGCCTCGCTGGGAGGATGAGCATGTGTGAGTGGTGAGTACAAcccctggggcagggagccACAGGTTACCCTTCAcagcccttctgcagcaggagagatgctccaaggTGGAAGGGTAATGTCTGCTTATGGCTTCTCCGTCCTTGCTTGGCTGCAGGATGCTGAGCTGTGGGTCCCTGGGCAGGGGGATGCTGAGCTGTGGGTCCCTGGGCAGGGGGATgctgcagtccctgctgctggtgatgctgtGCCTGCTTTTGCTGCACTGGGGGCAACTATGTGTTGTCACTTGATGGTCACACTTGGCAGACACGCAGGTGCAGGTCTCAGGAAGGGCCTGTGATTTTGGCAGGAGCCACGTTTGTCACTCCTCTCTTCCAGCAAGCACTTTGTGCCCCCCAGCCCAAAAACTGTACCAGCAAACCTTTGTCTGCAACGTGCTTTGAAGCAGTGGCAGCCAAACAGCCCCCGAGAGattgaaaataattcagttatTTCTCTCACTGAGACCAaatcttttcctcttgttcaGGTGGGTGCTTGTTGCCATCTCAGCTGTCACCTTGGTCCTACACGCCCTCCTCTTGCTGGCACTTTACATCATGCTCAGCAGGAAAATAGGTAAGTCCCTGTCTCGTTGGCTTTACCTGTTGCATTGCTTGGTCTCACTTGTGATCAATTCAGAGAGTGAAAGTAATTTGCCCAAATCTTTGACATCCCCTCGTTTTTTAAAGCACAGCCAAGCCCTTGTCCTGCACAGCCCATGGGGAGCCAGGACCCCCCCATGGGACCCACTGGCTGGGCAGGGTTACCCACCATTGCTGTGCCTCATGAGTGGCTGGAAGTGGGGAGCACCGGGTGGGGTTCTCCAGCCTTTAGTGGTTccaaaaccattttcttttattgctcTTGTTAGGAAGGTGGTGGGAAAATGCCCCCAAATCAACctgcaaaatattaattcagaGGAAGCCACAGTTCCCAGCAGGAAGGTCTCTCATGCTAAACCACTGCCCACGTTTGGAACATAAACAAGCTCAGCTCAGCCTCGTGGCTCCAACTCATTTCGAACTTGCCTGGGAAGGGCCCTACTGGCTTGGCTTGACTCCGGATCCCTCATCGTGGGGGAGCGGGGCACACACTTCATCCCCTCCCTGACTGGGTTGATAGATGCTGACCCGCTCCAGGGCAGAGTCCTGATGAGCGCCCCGCCCGGGCTGGGCGCGGAGCCGCCGGGCTGCGGGGagcgcggggagcggggggaaGGCAGCACCGGGTTCTGGGACCTAACGGGGCTCTCGGTTGCAGCCGGTTCCTGCGGCCAGGGGGGGAGCGGCAGCCCCGCagcgcagcccccgcagcccccgagCCCCGCGGCAGCCGTGGACAGGGCGCGAAGACCGACCTACGTGGGTAAGGGGGTCCCGCAGCCGCGGGGGGTTGTCCCGGCACGCGCACGGGGAGGGATGGTGCTGCCTTTGGGCAATGCCCCCTCCTCAAGCAGCTCGGGGAGAGCCCCCCGGCcgtggggtgggagggggcgCAGGGCAGGCACCCCCAGCTCCCGTTGCTCCTGGTCCTCCCCTGGGCTTTCCCTGGGGTGGTGAGGAGGGGAGGGATCGCACCGATGCTTGTCGGATTCCCAGCTTTCCCTCGCGGCTGcgtttgctttttctccctgctgtttttttttccttacttccCTTTAACCCCCCAAGTAGCCATGGAGGTGGCACCGTTTCTTGTGTTTAAGGGAGCAGTGACACGTCTTCAGCAACCTCTGAGGACTCggagggcagccctgcctgcccacaggTACGgccaaaagcaaaaaaccttggtggttttttttaatttttgttgttgtggtggggtttgtttgtttgtttgtttgtgtttggtttttttctttgattgccaaaagcagccacagccagggaggtgctggctctgtgtctgcacagctcctg
The Apus apus isolate bApuApu2 chromosome 23, bApuApu2.pri.cur, whole genome shotgun sequence DNA segment above includes these coding regions:
- the CTSE gene encoding LOW QUALITY PROTEIN: cathepsin E (The sequence of the model RefSeq protein was modified relative to this genomic sequence to represent the inferred CDS: deleted 1 base in 1 codon) gives rise to the protein MNLLLLLAALCLSLASGLKRVALTRQRSLRQSLRDRGQLSHFWEAHRLDRLRYGEDCTAFSTANEPLINYLDVEYFGQISIGTPPQNFTVVFDTGSSNLWVPSVYCISKACAVHAKFHPSQSSTYQMVGTPFSIQYGTGSLTGVIGSDRVAIQGLTVNNQQFAESISEPGKTFLDAAFDGVLGLGYPSLAVGGITPVFDNMMAQNLVELPMFSVYLSKNSEVSMGGELLFGGFDPSHFTGTLNWVPVTKQGYWQIQLDNIQVGGTVAFCANGCQAIVDTGTSLINGPSKDVKELQNYIGATPVDGVCTVDCNNLSVMPDVTFTINGLPHTLSAQAYTLMEYIDGTTICTSGFQGSDVPPPTGPLWILGDVFIRQFYSVFDRGNNRVGFAPAIP